CTGCAAGTGCCACAATATATAGTGTGTTGTAATATGGTAACGACTTGCCAGTTTTGACTCAAAAAGCGTTTATGCCTTGATTTTTCTTGGTTTTTTGCCAGGCCCGGTCCAAATACTAAATACACAATATATTGGTTTTTTATGTTGACACATTACCATATATTGACTATTTTAAGTTCAAATCAATAACCGCAATAAATTGCAGGCTGTAAATGTTCGCCAAGCAGATTAATAATCCCCTTGTACGGCCTGGATACTAATATTCAAAAAAGCAAGAAGAGGTGTTTCCTTGTTTGAAAAGATCAAAAAACGCAATGGCCAGATAGTAGACTTCGACTCATCAAAGATTACAAGAGCCATCCTTGAAGCTGGCAAAGCCAGTGGAGAATTTGCCGACAGAGAGGCAAAAAAGCTAACCCTGCGCGTTCTGACACTTGTCAAGGAAATGCGTCTTGGCGACACTCCGGGCGTTGAAGACGTACAGGATATCGTTGAATGGGTTCTCCTTGACTCTGTTTTCCATAAAACAGCCAAGGCGTATATTCTCTACCGCGAGCAGAGAACCCAGATTAGAAATATTACCACAAAAATAAGCGCTGATCTTGTTGACAGCTACATCGGTAAGATGGACTGGAAAATAAAAGAAAACAGCAATATGAGCTATTCTCTTCAGGGTCTGAACAATTATATTTCTTCAGATATTACTGCGGAATATTGGCTTAACAGAATCTACACTCCGACCATAAGAAAGGCGCACAAAGACGGAGATATTCATCTTCATGACCTTAGCCTTCTTTCGGTGTACTGTGTGGGCTGGGATCTTCAGGATCTTCTGTCCCAGGGTTTTAAAGGAGTGGCTGGAAAAGTTGAGAGTTCGCCTCCTAAGCATTTCCGTTCAGCGCTTGGCCAGCTTGTAAACTTCTTTTATACGCTTCAGGGAGAGGCTGCTGGTGCCCAGGCTGTTTCAAATTTTGACACCCTGCTTGCTCCTTTTATCAGGTACGATAATCTTTCGTATAAAGACGTGAAGCAGGCTCTTCAGGAATTCATATTCAACATAAATATTCCAACAAGAGTCGGTTTTCAGACTCCTTTCACAAACATAACCATGGATCTGAATGTGCCTTCCACTTTGAAGGATTCTCCGGTCATTATAGGCGGAAAGATCCAGGATACGGTTTATGCTGATTATCAGCCTGAAATGGATTTGATAAACAGGGCATTTGCTGAGGTCATGATGGAAGGTGACGCAAAAGGCCGCGTTTTTACATTTCCGATTCCGACCTACAATGTAACCGAGGATTTTGACTGGGATAACCCAAATCTTGATCCAGTATGGAAGATGACCGGCAAATACGGAATTCCTTATTTTTCAAATTTCATCAATTCAGGCATGTCTCCTGAAGATGCAAGATCCATGTGTTGTCGTCTCAGGCTTGATAACAGAGAGCTGATGAAAAGAGGCGGTGGTCTTTTTGGCGCGAATCCCCTTACAGGATCTATAGGCGTTGTAACAATAAATCTGCCGCGAATCGGCTACCTTGCAAATACTGAAGAAGAGTTTTTCAAGCGTCTTGACGATCTTATCAGCATTGCCGAAGACAGCCTTTCAATCAAAAGAAAGGTTCTTGAAAAATTTACGGACGGCAATCTATATCCCTATACAAAATTTTATCTCAGGGATATCAAGGAAAAATTCGGGATATACTGGAAGAACCATTTCTCCACCATAGGCATTAACGGCATGAATGAAGCATGTCTGAACTTTTTTGATGCGGATATCTCCACTAAAAAGGGACATGACTTTGC
This is a stretch of genomic DNA from Desulforegula conservatrix Mb1Pa. It encodes these proteins:
- a CDS encoding ribonucleoside triphosphate reductase, whose protein sequence is MFEKIKKRNGQIVDFDSSKITRAILEAGKASGEFADREAKKLTLRVLTLVKEMRLGDTPGVEDVQDIVEWVLLDSVFHKTAKAYILYREQRTQIRNITTKISADLVDSYIGKMDWKIKENSNMSYSLQGLNNYISSDITAEYWLNRIYTPTIRKAHKDGDIHLHDLSLLSVYCVGWDLQDLLSQGFKGVAGKVESSPPKHFRSALGQLVNFFYTLQGEAAGAQAVSNFDTLLAPFIRYDNLSYKDVKQALQEFIFNINIPTRVGFQTPFTNITMDLNVPSTLKDSPVIIGGKIQDTVYADYQPEMDLINRAFAEVMMEGDAKGRVFTFPIPTYNVTEDFDWDNPNLDPVWKMTGKYGIPYFSNFINSGMSPEDARSMCCRLRLDNRELMKRGGGLFGANPLTGSIGVVTINLPRIGYLANTEEEFFKRLDDLISIAEDSLSIKRKVLEKFTDGNLYPYTKFYLRDIKEKFGIYWKNHFSTIGINGMNEACLNFFDADISTKKGHDFAMRVMEHIRTRLEQIQENTGDLFNLEATPAEGTSYRLAMLDKQRFPGIICANEEEFKNGGDPFYTNSTHLPVNYTDDIFEALDLQDELQTRYTGGTVIHVFLGEEISDIETTKNLVKKIASNYRLPYFTVTPTFSVCPSHGYIAGEETCCSVCSTETEVYSRVVGYLRPVNQWNNGKQIEFSMRKTFKVS